Below is a genomic region from Gemmatimonadota bacterium.
GTGTAGGCGACCATCGCCCCGAACGTGATGAGATAGACCAGGGCAAGCGCTGACTTCAACGACACCGCGCTGACGTCGAACGAGAATGGCTCACCGGCCGCGAGAGACATCAGGAGGAGGATGCCTCCCCCGGCCAACATCTGCATGCTCACCAACGGACCAGGGCGTGGGAGACCCGTTGCATACTTGGAGTAGATGGAGCCCACAGCCCATGAGAGCGCACCACCGAGCACGAGCGCCGCGCCGAACGCCTCCCGTGCTCCGCCGGCACCGACGCCCGGAGAACCGGCCAGTAGTGCGATTCCCGCAAAGCCGACGATGACCCCGACAGCAGACCGCGTCGCGGGGCGCACGCGGGCTCCAGCGAGCCAATCGACCAGAACGATCCAGAGGGGCACCGAAGCGACCAGCAATGCGGCGAGACCGGAGGGCACCCATTGCACGGCGACGACGACAGCCCCGTTGCCTCCTGCGAGCAGGAGGCCGCCTGAGATGGCGGCGGCCGTCCACTGCTTCGTGCTGGGCCGTTCCATGCCCCGAGCGCGGTACCATCCGTAGAGCACGGCGCCCGCCGTGAGAAAGCGTACCGCGGCCATGAGCAACGGCGGCATCGTCTCGACCGACCATCGGATCGCGAGGTAGGTCGAGCCCCAGATCACGTACACAGCCACGAACGCGAGTACGATCGCGATCAGGGCGGGCGGGCGGTGGGGACCGGACGCAGACATGGCGAGAAAGCTCACCGAACCGCGCAGGGCTTTCAACGCGCCGCTAGATCAGCCCCGCATGCGATCCAGGTATCGGTACTGGAGAGCCTCGGCTGCGTCGCGGCAGCGAATCTCCTCGACGCCGTCCAGGTCGGCAATCGTGCGGGCCACTTTCAAGATCCGGTGGTAGGAGCGCGCCGACAGACCCATGCGATCGACCGCGCGTTGAAGGAGGCGTGACACGGCTCGACTCGGCCGGCACCAGCGACGCAACTCCATGGGACGCATCTGGCCGTTGGCGTGCACCGCCTCGACCCCCTCGAAGCGGGCCTCCTGGAGCCGTCGAGCCTTTGAGACGCGTTCCTTGATCTGGGCGCTGCTCGACCCCTCGCCGTCTCCCGACAGATGCTCGAACGG
It encodes:
- a CDS encoding EamA family transporter produces the protein MSASGPHRPPALIAIVLAFVAVYVIWGSTYLAIRWSVETMPPLLMAAVRFLTAGAVLYGWYRARGMERPSTKQWTAAAISGGLLLAGGNGAVVVAVQWVPSGLAALLVASVPLWIVLVDWLAGARVRPATRSAVGVIVGFAGIALLAGSPGVGAGGAREAFGAALVLGGALSWAVGSIYSKYATGLPRPGPLVSMQMLAGGGILLLMSLAAGEPFSFDVSAVSLKSALALVYLITFGAMVAYTAYIWLLTVVSPVKATTYAYVNPLVAMFLGWALADEPLTFRSLGAAAIILGAVVLITTEAGTRSTEEQRLGGSHLATRSRAQSGSTGP
- a CDS encoding ATP-binding protein; amino-acid sequence: MVHRYMGRVSGPLIDRIDLHLHIPPVPFEHLSGDGEGSSSAQIKERVSKARRLQEARFEGVEAVHANGQMRPMELRRWCRPSRAVSRLLQRAVDRMGLSARSYHRILKVARTIADLDGVEEIRCRDAAEALQYRYLDRMRG